One part of the Corynebacterium aurimucosum ATCC 700975 genome encodes these proteins:
- a CDS encoding protein phosphatase 2C domain-containing protein, with protein sequence MTLSLTFTAVTDRGLVRENNEDSAHAGPHLLVLADGMGGHAAGEVASTTMVEHMASLERDPGDNDMLALLGAAAEDANAAIREHVDEHPETEGMGTTLTALLFNGSEFGVCHVGDSRGYRLREGKLTQITKDDTYVQSLVDEGKLDPEDVSSHPQKSLILKAYTGRPVEPTLFMLDAKPGDRLLLCSDGLSDPVTASTIEQALKQGTVEEAATTLRDLALRSGGPDNVTIVVAEVVEGEGDENAPMTVGAIQGVVPEPTHPDSSASRAAKLISPPKAQAAEEKPQEEPQRRPQRSRIGWKVIAGLAIIIVLVISGGLWMKSYLSNNYYVTANEDGVLTIQEGADYEVFGRPLHHTYQNACLSKENALKLGHGACDGDFAPFTLKDLPESERAAVGNLPSGSYDEVQTQLSQLSDKALKPCPTSSKDGKDKDASKGNCREVK encoded by the coding sequence ATGACTTTAAGCCTGACTTTTACTGCAGTGACGGACCGCGGATTGGTCCGCGAAAACAACGAGGATTCCGCCCACGCGGGCCCGCACCTGCTGGTGCTTGCCGACGGCATGGGTGGACACGCCGCCGGCGAGGTCGCCTCCACCACCATGGTGGAGCACATGGCCTCCCTCGAGCGGGATCCGGGTGATAATGACATGCTGGCCCTGCTCGGCGCGGCGGCAGAAGATGCCAATGCGGCAATCCGCGAGCACGTGGATGAGCACCCGGAGACCGAGGGCATGGGCACCACGCTGACCGCCCTGCTCTTTAACGGCTCGGAGTTCGGCGTGTGCCACGTGGGTGATTCCCGCGGCTACCGGCTGCGTGAGGGCAAGCTGACCCAGATCACCAAGGATGACACCTATGTGCAGTCCCTGGTGGACGAGGGCAAGCTCGACCCAGAAGATGTATCTTCCCACCCACAGAAGTCGTTGATCCTCAAGGCCTACACGGGCCGCCCAGTGGAGCCGACGCTCTTCATGCTCGATGCTAAACCCGGCGACCGCCTCCTGCTGTGCTCGGATGGCCTCTCGGATCCGGTGACGGCCTCTACCATCGAGCAAGCGCTGAAGCAGGGCACCGTCGAAGAAGCCGCTACCACCCTGCGGGATCTGGCGCTGCGCTCCGGCGGCCCGGACAACGTAACCATCGTGGTGGCAGAGGTCGTGGAGGGCGAGGGTGATGAGAACGCCCCAATGACCGTTGGCGCCATCCAGGGCGTCGTCCCGGAGCCGACGCACCCGGATTCCTCCGCCAGCCGCGCTGCCAAGCTGATCTCACCCCCAAAAGCGCAGGCCGCTGAGGAGAAACCCCAAGAGGAACCACAGCGGCGGCCACAGCGAAGCCGGATTGGGTGGAAGGTCATCGCGGGCCTTGCCATCATCATCGTGCTGGTCATCAGCGGCGGGCTCTGGATGAAGAGCTACCTCAGCAATAACTACTACGTCACCGCGAACGAGGACGGTGTCCTCACCATCCAAGAAGGCGCGGACTATGAGGTTTTCGGCCGCCCGCTGCACCACACGTATCAAAATGCCTGCTTGAGCAAGGAGAACGCGCTCAAGCTGGGGCACGGCGCCTGCGACGGCGATTTCGCGCCCTTCACGCTGAAGGATTTGCCCGAATCCGAACGTGCCGCCGTGGGCAACCTGCCCTCCGGTTCTTATGACGAG